In the genome of Rhopalosiphum padi isolate XX-2018 chromosome 1, ASM2088224v1, whole genome shotgun sequence, the window aaaaaaaataataaaatataattataattgatttacctatgtaattgttatttgtttctaataaatacacaaaaaaatccTATTCTCGCCATTCTTTTTTCTCGTTATTATATCTAGTATACAAgtcataataaacaaattatcgtTGATATAACATttcttatttcattattttcaataaattatattatcttacataGTTACCAGGCCCTAATTTATGCAAGTGCAGATAAAGCACTTGCACTTGGTCCCCAATTTCTGGGGTCTTCCAGGCTCTGTAAgttgtagaaaattatttttttttatattaattccacaaaaatatatttcctaaaATGTAATACCAACTGTTAATGTTCAGACTTAAGTATATTCTTATCATTAAATTGTCATTTATCAGttgaattttggttatttttgtcATTCCATACCCCAGTACTAATAAGTTAccatcacaaaatattaaaataataataatagaaaattgtttgaacatcagaaatatttgatacttataattaatttaaactcttttatgataaaatttaattagaaattggtcattttttatttaattttaattatatagaataaattattaaatataagttattttccatttttataattttatggaagaccgaaattaatttattttaatttaaatttatgtaataaaatccttaagtattttaatattttaatatagtatgaagttgttatgttatttaattagtattgtcTTTTCATTGTCCTTAATTTACTAGACCAAGTAACTAAATTGagtaactaaattgtatttatagtacatgaaataatgtagaaatattttatgagttttgagataagtattttggtatttaacacgtttaacatataaatatattgttttattattaacatttcccCCTCtctatgtataatttttctagatcatttttttttacttgaaggCCCCAAAAAAAATTCTGCACTTggccataattttattaaatcaggccctgataattacatataagataaagtgtatataatataaatgtataatgtatcttatgtatctaataataacaaaaagaaaggttatttaattttcaagtgaTATACACTAATACAAGTTTTGgtcaaaaattgataaattatctgAGTCCTGTCAATTTAACTCTTTGccaattgatataaaaaaaattgtacctactAAGGATAATATTAACATGAAGGATTGTATCAATAATAAGATAAGTCTGTATTCATAATCTAATTAcccctatttattattaatcataattacttatacttataatttccTGTACCGCGTTACCGCTACAAGCTAGGCTGAAAGGCTTTAGGCGTAGGTAATTTttgctgtatattatatgttgtattgTTGATCTAATAAATcagtaataatgaaaaaaaaaattaaacatacatatcatattatattagattaaggtaggtatattattatttattattaatttcaaaagagttttttttatctatgtCGTGCagtgattatatattttgtagtgatatgtattaatattgaaagaCTATGGATGATTGATATTTTGAGTTAAATATTTCGTTAATCATGAAAATTTAGATTCTGGTATGGGAATAGGTTTAGAATTCAGTTAAGATATGTTAAGTTATTGTCAGTGCCGTAGACAGCATTTTTTAGGGGAGGGAGTAATTTTTAATGGCTAATTATGACAACAAATTAAGTTTGCACtgtatttttgacttttttttattattaaatcaaaatcaagTAAGTGTGTAAGAGCGGCATTGCTTTATCACCACAAACAgttaatgattgtttttttaGCTATTCTTCGAATTCGGGGCAGCGGATTATCATGGCatcacatatttataataaattgtattttcaattaaattaataacattattgtcgTCCGACATGTGGGGGGGGGCTTGAGCTCGGAAGCCCCCCTGGCTACGACACTGGTTATTGTGATACTTACTCCACTGTGAtacgcattttattttattgtggtaattgaaaaatgaataaccgCGGTATGCCGGTATTATATTGACAATATCATATTCTCACTCAATATTCATGATCATTATtcatttgtatttttcataagtaacaattttcaaaatattttgactctgattgatttctactttttttttagttttttcgtttaaaattaatataatgttgttcTAAGTCTAAAATCTTGACAATCAAAAGATTCattaaagatttttcatatcaactcaattaaaaatatataaaatacatagatacatatattcaatttttttacaagcattcaaagttcaaatattgacggtatacataaaaatcataaaaagttgtatattattttttaattaataaaatacaatttttattttaattttaatggttgaacattttatataagaTTCCTTCTTATAAGTTGttctaataactataatttaaaaaatatatatacaatttaatttactaaagaatatattcaaatacatgtattattgttattttatgcataaaataacaatacctCATCAAACGTTTGCTTGAGatcttattaaaattcaaaaaatattaattgcgtAGATTTAAACACTTTcactatattacctataagctataatatagattgttacttaatacaagtataaaatgccatttttaaaatatttactttatcgaataccattaataatttatattgattgtttaatcgtttaatctttaataaatatgaaaaaaatgtgcatattataaaatattattgttcttaaaaaaaaatgagatttaGGACTATGATGTCCTTAATCCTTAGTACCTTTAATCAAGATTTAAAGTCTCAAaatatcagatttaaaattgattaataatactattgtatataattattgttgtttaattattttgcatGAAAACTTAATGTTGTATATCTACAGACATACagtaaacatatatatgtaaaatgattaatgaaataaacactcattaaaatataatgaattatacattagttaaaagttaaaatgttataattatttatttatttacctacataCTTTCGGAAAAACACTTCATTAAAATGTACTACATTTTAACTTAtgagtaataaactaatatgtaatattttacttttataatttttatagcttattgtgataatatattatataatatgttaatattaaatgtaaaagtacattattatacagtcaatagcctataataggtatttatcatgcatcatatttgaaataaaatactattattgttaattaggtaattattaattattattattatcatgatgaCATCTTTTTTGGTtctatttggtaaaaaaaatgaaaaactaaaaattgctATTTACCACACAAACAATTTCTACTTTCTAGTgtagtatgatatatttatacgacCGATGTACGTGaagttatgataattattatttatagtgtttaatttaaaaaaaatgttagcacCTATTTATCCGTTTTTTAGggaataaaaatgattacctaATCAAAATGTTTAGTGTTTAATCGTTTAATGCAAGTAAATATTCAGTGAAATTTAGGTGATActtgtttttaacaaaaataaattaatataaatttcttatttacTCGTATATGTAACTAACGTTGTCATATTCTTTCATTTGGAATTTAGtcataagtttataaatagGCACCGATTAAAGCTATAGTTACTACCAAagtacaaacaataaataatttttacctattaaattatagttatcgtATTTTGTaacgttacatattatattaatcagattttattataacaataagaataattaatgtttaatcatCTACCTATATCTTTATtccttataatatactgtaatactgtttacacacataaaataatttaaaagagttAGAAAAATGCAATAACTACCTACGTTTgaagtatttatttacatacagtatttatttacgtacctacctatagtaccagtagtaggtacctatattgaattttaaaaaaagtaaatagaaatcctgaaaaaaatacattaatacatttaacaataattttctatttcaaaacccaatacttaaaaaaaatatattccagaGTAAGTaatcgatttattatatttttgagaattttgtGAACTGTGCAACTGTCAACTAGGTTAGTagccatatacatatatattttctacttCTGTTGACTGACAaacataattaacattttaaaaagacattttataataaaaacttatttgaaattgttattgttattgttatttgtttttattaaaggtATATGTGCACTGCGCAGTAaaacgtatatttataaataggtatatccgTATATCGGTATATGGATAttgtataaactaatatattaactgACATAGGTAACCCTAATTCTTTCTTTTATATTCCTAATTGTATGATCTTtctattaaatctattattctattgtatttttatagttatagagaaacttgataaataaaataaaagctataagataataattaataggtaggtaggtagtcTTTAACGCGAGCTACGCAGTACGCGCATTTACGCATTAACGATCTGTACATTATTAGTAGATACAATAaaccgaaaaaatattaatatttttatttaatagccaTGTAGATTTCTGTGAAGATATCATTCATCGATGAcacttcaaaaatttaatttacatcttTATTCTGTGTATTTGCCTATAATAAGCAAATGTACCTAATTAGAAATTTTATCAAACACGATGGTTAATAACACAGAattctgtaaataataaattaaattttttagatcATATTAATAGTTCAAAATATATAGCCAGGtgattcaacaattattatgttcACGGCTCAAATCCATATTTTCCGGGGATTAGAAGCGATGATTTACTGTATTTATCTATCACACACGATTATAACATAGGATTATAGACGTGTTCTATTTCCAACGTACCGATTGATATAATGAAGCGATAAGAATTCTGAATACAGATTTGAATTCGTCATAAAGACTACTTGAGATCGCCTATcccatatttttgattttatcctCCTAAAATCCGAAAAACGTTACATTAAAaaagagtaattaaaaaatagacatatttaaatttttggagtagtaaaaatcaaaaaatcaaaaatgtaggAAAGTCGATCTCAAGAAGACTTGATGACGAATTCAAATCTGTATACAGAATTCTTATCGCTTCATTATATCAATCGGTACGTTGGAAATAGAACACGTCTATAATCCCAAGTTGCGTGTGTGTTAGACAAAGACAGAAAATCATCGCTTCCAATCTccttaatgaatttattaaaaatattttataagtagatattataataatatgaatgtcTACTACTACTATCCTGTGGACCTGTGGTATACTCACTGGtggttcaaaattattattttaattggtcTTGAAATTATTGACAACTATTAATATAAAGCCATATTTAATGAAATGTTAATCATTACATTTCATagcataaaaaaacaaaaatatatatacaatactatacatctacaaaatataaataaatgatttgttaattaaatacatatagttGTTGggttatcttataataatttcagtacttatttaagttgatttaaaaaattctaaaaattattttatttaaaggaaAATTAGCCTTTTTCtctgataataattgttaacaaatattttttttttcaaaattttgatttaccttaattaaaattaaaatatagttgtttgagtaatttatatttgtgattTGTGTTAACTAAGAACAATGGACAATATgggtctattattattttattatgttttgaaaattatagtaattataataggtacctaaataataataatctatcaacattttataatcattagaaaaaaatgtccgagtatagtataattaagactagtttgaaaaattaatttactaggtacaactgtacaagtattttatattttggtgaAATCATTTGTatggtttattagtttattacctacctatttttacttcttagtatttatagtttagGACGTCTGGTAATaccataaaaacattaaaaactaatggttcaaaaaaatattttctacataacaattaatgattttcatttgaaaaatgaaGTTAAAAGACAAGATTTAAATGGTATACacaatgtaaatatttgaaaatattatttttaagtaggtaggtactaaaattcattattaaaagaataaaatatgggGGTGGACATGTTTGATGATTCATTCtgttattttgtataggtaGCTACCGTGTTTGCGGTAtggttaatatattacaaacaatacTACCTATATTGTTCTATGTATGTAGacagattaatattattttataaaatatacattatacatggaaatatattttagattatcaaGTAGATAAAAGATCAAACCGATATAGTAAGTTTTGCTGAATGCTGAAATGGCATAAAAACTCATCACATAATGGCAAATACCCCagtgcaatttttttaaaattatttacactgATTTTCTAGTATATTgcagtgtattaaaaaaaaaaaaaagaactttttattagttttaatcttGTTACTTTGCTCTGGTAGTCTGGTCTGATCATTAACGATAAACTCATAAACAAATAGGCATGTAGGTATCATGTCCTGCAGTAATTATGtactctaataataaaaaattattatttaactttgttaaataattatttgtattttattatattataacatataaaagaCTCATTTTTATTGTCAACATTTGACATTTATAAGGATGATGGGGAAaggatattattgatattaatataccgTGCACCATGCATTTAGTGTAAGTACTCTGACATGTGTTACTTAGCTTGACCTAAAGTGCAAATGTCACATCATCATTTAAACAAATTGaatccatttttaattattatgaaatgataGAGCAACAAAATTGATTTCCAGTACAAAGAACTGTGCATCACAGAACACAGATAACCAAACCAGGATAAATTCtactgattataataaaaaataatttcaataattattattttaatacttagttTTGAACCCCcactaatgaaaataattttaaaataatatattttatatcaggagaataaataatttgtgtataatgtataataataaaattattaatacattttgattttgtagtaaataaatatcaataatcacCTCGGCAcctcatataattttaaactgacCAAGAATGGAGACCTTCAACTGTGACTCTTTTCTTGATCCAGAATGGCTGGTGGGCCACAATTTTAATGTCATTGATTCTCAAACATTCCTGGTTCCAAATTTGGTAACATTCAActcattatcatattttttttttattgtaaccattcaattttacacataatacatttacagcttaaattttaaataatatatgtttacataTAGCAAACactttgatatattattgtacactgaTACACTGTAGATATATGaagtattaaaacaattaataagttatatgttCAAATATTCAGAATATGGGTACacccaaataaatattataggtacatgatAAGAATGTTatgcattgttttattttgtatattcaaaattttaaaaacttttattcaaCACACtttataaaacgtattaaaCAAATCGTAATttaccatttaaatttattgaagtaCTAGTAATTCTATagcaaagaaaaatatttatggagTCTTTTAGACAacgataaaaagtatttaaaattattacattattacttcCATAAAGTTATTAACCCATTAATTGAGGAGGTGGaggtatcatattattcatcatTTGAGGTGGTCCAGGATTATACATAGGTGGAGGAGGGAACATATGAGACATCATATTTGAACCAGGTTGATGCATCATGTTATGTTGTGGTGGGGGCGGTAGAGATGGCGGAGGAGGTTTCATGGGAGGTGGTGGTTTCATTTGTTCAACTTTATAtgcaaattgtaaataaaattgttttgcttGAGTATTCCAATGAGCCCAAAATTTCATTTCAGATTTATCTACTTCACGACTTGGAACTTTAAAGGAAATTGTTTCGTAAGGTTCTGCAGCAAACAACAAATACTGCCATTTCCTGTCAGGTGGCTCAATTCTTTGTTCATATGCTGACATGAAACGATGACGTGGACGTACATTATCAGTAATTTCTAaacaaatataagataataaaagttaaacacatcatatattctaattaaaaacaaatatagtgcataaaaaaattacaaaccaGGATAATCAATTTGAAAGAGTAAACTTTGTTGGCCTGTTTCTGGATCTTTTTGTTTTGTAACTCGATATCCAGGCCGTCCAATTTTAACAAACTTTTTAGTTTCTACTCGTGGTTTTTCAGGAGCTGGCTGTTGCGGAGCATCTTTAGCTTCTTTAGCTGCTCGACGTGCTAAATTTGCTTGATGTTTTTTACCTTGTGTATGGGCTAAATAACTACCCTCATTATTATGTAGAGTAAGACACAGTTTACATTCATAGGACCCTAtaacatgtatacataataaaatattaatttttctatttacataaatgtaattataataattacctaaatgatttttcataaaataaggATCTTTTTGAAGATCAATAGTTTCCAAAGCCAGTTGCCTAAGACGTTCACGTCTATCCTTATTAGTCTCTGTCCATGATGcaacaccaccaccaccagTTTTACCACCAGGCCGATTTTGGTAATCCATTTTTGTAGTTTAATTACAAAATCT includes:
- the LOC132922632 gene encoding splicing factor 3A subunit 2 — its product is MDYQNRPGGKTGGGGVASWTETNKDRRERLRQLALETIDLQKDPYFMKNHLGSYECKLCLTLHNNEGSYLAHTQGKKHQANLARRAAKEAKDAPQQPAPEKPRVETKKFVKIGRPGYRVTKQKDPETGQQSLLFQIDYPEITDNVRPRHRFMSAYEQRIEPPDRKWQYLLFAAEPYETISFKVPSREVDKSEMKFWAHWNTQAKQFYLQFAYKVEQMKPPPPMKPPPPSLPPPPQHNMMHQPGSNMMSHMFPPPPMYNPGPPQMMNNMIPPPPQLMG